The window CAAGACCCGCGTCGACATGGCGCCGGACGGGATGGCCGAAATGGAGTCGGCGGTCGCACCGCTGCCCTCCAAGGAGCCCGGTGTGTACGCCTTCAAAACGGACCTGCCGATGGCCGGCCGCTACCAGATGACGCTATCGGCGAAGGTGCAGGGCGAACCCGAGACCGTCATCGGCAAGGTGATCGTCACGGCGACGAAGTGAGCGTTCGGGCGCTGCCCCGGCGGCGCCCGACATTCCCCTTTTCATTCACATGGATGCGCGCTCCCGGGCGCGCGGATACACGACATGAAAACGCTGCGTCTCCTGACGGCTCTTGCGCTGGGCGGCGGCCTGGCCCTGGCCGGTTACTGGCATTTGAACCGTGCGCGAGGGCTCCTCGATGCCGAGATCATATCGGCCGCGGCTGCCGCCGAGCCAACTCCGCTCTATTACCGCGATCCGGGCGGTGCGCCGCTTTGGTCTGCCGGTCCGAAGAAGGACGAGCGCGGCCGGGACTACCTGCCGGTCTATGACGACGATCAGGCGGTCCAGGCCGGACCGAAGGCGCAGCAGGCGTTTTCGCGGAAAATCCTCTATTACCGCAATCCCATGGGCCTGCCAGACACCTCGCCGGTGCCGAAGAAGGATTCGATGGGGATGGATTATGTCCCCGTTTACGAAGGCGACGACACCGACGACGGCACCGTGAAGCTGTCGCCCGGCAAGATCCAGCGCACGGGCGTGAAGTCCGAGCCGGTCGAGCGGCGCTCGATGCGGGTCGCGATGAAGGCGCCCGGTACGATCCAACTCGATGAACGCCGCATATCGGTGATCGCGATGCGCGCCGAAAGCTTCGTGCAGAAGGTCGCCGACGTGACCACCGGCACGCGCGTCAAGGCGGGCCAGCCGCTGATGGAAATCTACAGTTCGGCGGTCGCCTCCGCAGCGGCGGAATATCTCGCGACGATCACCTCCAAGACGGTCGGCGGCGTCGAGACGTATGGCCGCGGCTCGCGACAGCGGCTGGTCAATCTCGATGTTCCCGATGCGGTTATCGCGGAGATGGACAGGACGCACACCTCGCCGGTCACCATACGCTGGTCTGCGCCGCGCGATGGAGTCGTGCTCGAGCGTAGCGCGATCGAAGGTATGCGGGCCAATCCCGGCGACGTGCTGTTCCGGATCGCGGACACCTCGGTTGTCTGGGCGCTGGTCGACGTGGCCGAGCGCGATCTCGGCAGCATCGCGGTGGGGCAGTCTGTCGCCGTGCGCGCACGCGGTTTCCCCGGCCGAACCTTCACCGGGACGATCGCCGTTGTCTATCCGCAGGTGAACCGCGACACGCGAACCGTTCGTGTCCGGATCGAGCTTGCCAATTTGGACGCGATGCTGCTGCCGGACATGTACGTCGATGCCGAGATCGACACGGCCGATGCCGCGCCCGTCCTGGCGATACAGGACAGTGCGGTGCTCGACACCGGCAGCCGGCAGAGCGTCCTCGTCGACACAGGGGAAGGGCGTTTCGAACCGCGCGAGGTCAAGCTTGGTCGTCGCGGCGGCGGTTACGTCGAGGTGCGGGATGGTCTCGCGGAGGGCGAGGCGGTCGTTACCTCCGCCAACTTCCTGATCGATGCGGAGAGCAACCTGAAGGCGGCGCTGAAGGGGTTTGGCGAGGCGGCGTCCCGAGCCACCGACGCCGGCCCTAACCATGCAACGGGAGATCACAAATGATCGCCCGAATCATCGCCTGGTCGGCGCGCAATCTGCTGCTCGTGCTGTTCGGTACCGGCTTCGCTGCCGCCGCCGGCCTCTATGCCCTGGTCCACCTCCCGCTGGATGCGATCCCGGACCTCTCGGACACGCAAGTCATCGTTTACACCGAGTATGCCGGGCAGGCGCCGCAGGTGATCGAGGATCAGGTCACCTATCCGCTGACGACGGCGATGCTCACCGTGCCGAAATCGAAAGTCGTGCGCGGCTTCTCGTTCTTCGGCGTCTCCTTCGTTTACGTGATCTTCGAGGACGGCACC of the Bradyrhizobium sp. WSM1417 genome contains:
- a CDS encoding FixH family protein, encoding MLSRFSTAALAATLSLAASVAMAGAGDYAFDPVNPQLKKGEDVTLAVRLTNKQTGKPVPDAVVFKTRVDMAPDGMAEMESAVAPLPSKEPGVYAFKTDLPMAGRYQMTLSAKVQGEPETVIGKVIVTATK
- a CDS encoding efflux RND transporter periplasmic adaptor subunit; translation: MKTLRLLTALALGGGLALAGYWHLNRARGLLDAEIISAAAAAEPTPLYYRDPGGAPLWSAGPKKDERGRDYLPVYDDDQAVQAGPKAQQAFSRKILYYRNPMGLPDTSPVPKKDSMGMDYVPVYEGDDTDDGTVKLSPGKIQRTGVKSEPVERRSMRVAMKAPGTIQLDERRISVIAMRAESFVQKVADVTTGTRVKAGQPLMEIYSSAVASAAAEYLATITSKTVGGVETYGRGSRQRLVNLDVPDAVIAEMDRTHTSPVTIRWSAPRDGVVLERSAIEGMRANPGDVLFRIADTSVVWALVDVAERDLGSIAVGQSVAVRARGFPGRTFTGTIAVVYPQVNRDTRTVRVRIELANLDAMLLPDMYVDAEIDTADAAPVLAIQDSAVLDTGSRQSVLVDTGEGRFEPREVKLGRRGGGYVEVRDGLAEGEAVVTSANFLIDAESNLKAALKGFGEAASRATDAGPNHATGDHK